The Osmerus eperlanus chromosome 1, fOsmEpe2.1, whole genome shotgun sequence genome includes the window CATCCCCCTTTTGGACAGTGCCCGCATCAAGGCGATCTGGCGAGACCAGAGGCGTCACCTCCACTGCATCCAGGATCCACCCCGTGTAGAGCTGTACACCGAGACCGGCAGGCTGACCAAGGGCGGCAGATAATTGAGAAAAGAcccctgatctgtgtgtgtttttgggtctCGGGCTGAtcgtctttttttctcttcctcctttaggCACGAGGGCAAACGCCCTGCACTTTCAGGCATTCCTCCTGGATGGACTGGTGAGGTGGAACGAGAACCGCACCGCAGCAGCAGAGGGACGGGAGCAACCTCTGCTCTCCTACAGTGGCCGCCTGCAGCAGCACTCCCTTAACCAGCTCAGCCAGGGTGTGAGCACTTTCTGGCCTTGGGCCCTTGGCCCTGGTATCTGGCCCACACCCGAATGGTTGCTGACAGTGTACACCTTCGATGTCCTGTCGCCGGTACCGCTGCCAACACGGCCGCCTGGGTCACAAACGTGGCCAACGAGCACAAAGGCAGACGTACCTCAGGACTACGCGCCCATTCGAGAGGCAGTGCTGGAATGCCCGGGGCATCCTCTgctgttgctctcagcatgctCTGTGGCACTcttgttgagcaggcctctgcatgaagCCGTCTTGTTACAcatggggtcagggctgaagagaagctgtccagctaaagagaggggtagtccagcaagggctctgtgttgctctcagcatcctctgtggcactctgcatgaccctccagacctgtaaaagtgaagaaatgGTCATTGTcacttgtgaaaaatgaagctttttccatctacacacatacaaactgcAGTTtggactgtgaaatgcagtagcAATACTttaacttgaatccaaatgtgttgtcaTAGAGACCCATGCAAAATCACTCAAAATGGCGTGAGACGGAGGTCGTGTTGCACTTTAACCACAACAAACAGTCCATGTATAGCTCACCTGGTGCTGCTGCAGGCTTGATGACCCTGAGCATGTTGGCCTGCAGCGCCTGGGGACTCAGAGTGGTCGGCTGCCTCAGGTACTGAGAGACGACCGAGCCCAGGAGCctgtcaaaacacacaaaaagggaagaagacACAGTTTAACTCCAGAAGGAGGCACACGTCAGAACCCCGTTCGTGGAGATGACAACACGTACTACCCCTTTTTCCTGGGCTGGCACGGGGGCCGGACGGCAGAGTAGGTGGGGTCGCTGCTGGTGCTGGCCACGGCCGATGACGTGGCCGTGGCAGACCCCAGCCTGGCCGCCCACGCCCGGTCTTCTCCTTGTTGGACTCAGGGCGGACTGGGAGCTGgtcctctcccgctccctcagaTGGGAGTTGAGGAGCGGGAGGGTGTAGCCCACGTCGTTCTCCAACAGCCACTTGAAGGAACGACCCCAGTACTTCCCAAACTGCAGCCGGTGCTGGCTCAGCACCAGCCGGGCCGTACCGGGGTCTCCCCCCTGGGAGACGACGTGGGCGCGCGCCtcggcctccacctcctccgccgTCAGGACCCGGGCTCCTGGCAGGGGTTTGGGGATGCTCTGGGCCTCGGGGGTGGCCCTGAGCACCTGGTCCCCGTTGCGGGCTCTGCGAAAGCTTGGTATTTCCATctagaaaataaaaatacagtGAACCTTTttcagctgtcaatcaaaatgtCATATTTTGCCCTTGTCAAGCacaaggtcgccggttcgattcccgctcCTAGGTTAGAGTGTTTAGCTTCAGAAGGTTGAATTGGATCATCTATCAAACTAGCATCGCTACAATGGCCAGTAAACAGGTTTCTCTGTGCACCCACGCTTGTTAAAGCTGAGTGACGCGAGTCTGCACTAGAAAAAAAAAGCTAATGGGTCGCTCGCTTTGCACACAAATGACGAGTTTGACAGCAACCTAGATTAAAATCAGACcctctggctgtcttcacaagcgtcatatctttaaaacactgcgcTCCTTTTGATTTTTGgtgcagatttgacccaagCACCAAATTAGCTAAATACTCATCAGAcgcagatcgacaacagctgccgCAATCGTCaatggaggctgacggggctctgaCGTAGCAGACAAATCatagtttttacagcaacctacattacaATGTCAtcatctggctgtcttcacagtTGTCATATCTTCTCAAAATTGCCATCCTCCTGTTTTtgggtgtagaattgaccgaactgtgAAATAATGAAAATACTACAGGATGGCTGCCGCCCAAGACTATGTGGGCTCACGGGCGACCCGcgctcgctcaaattacaagaCTTTCGAgactagggctgcaactaacgattattttcATAATCGATCaatctgtcgattcttttttcgattaatcgatgaatcggataaaaaaaaaaagcattaatGTCCAaacctttattcaaaaacagaactgacagtgcaaattcacagtgcaaaaaatcttcagaatgtgcacaaacaggcacacaattttgaaaaagttattaatattagcgtggatttaatgctattttaagagatgaGCAATTTagttgagttttgtttaaaactttattgaaaattgaaaggttgtggaagtaggccagactatgttagaataatctggtgtatatttaagattttgacaccattttgaaaaaagttaagatttgcgaggattaagctattttcaaagattagtgattttctataatttatttgaaacttaattgaaaaagtaaaggctgtggaagtataccagacattgtgaAGATACTCTGGtatctgtttgaggttttatattcctaaaaatattCAACTCCAAATCGCTTTCTCAACAAAGCACAATGGTTgtgaattttttgggggggcattTTTCACTTAGAATCCAAGCTCCAACTTGCGGCCTACAACGTCTCTATGGTAGACTACCAGCAGTAGACGGCTAGCGACTACAAACCTTTCACGGAAAATTTTCAGTCGCTTCAAACTAAAGATCCGAACATCTTTAACGGCTCAAACTCACGCCACAGCTCAACAAGACGACTGTTTCGTTAACCATTCATGACAATTTTTTTAAGTAGCTAGGACTCACGTTAATCGGTATGTCTGGCAGTCTGTTTGCATCAGAGTAGAGAATTTTTTTGCAATGGCCGCCGCACTATGACGCGTCCGAGCATGGCTGCAGTCCAACTTGGACTCCAAGACTATACGGTCACACGGGCAACCCGCTCTCACGCAAATTACAAGACTTTAACGACCCAAATAGCTACAAATTCCGAGATTGTGGTTACACTCGAAATCGCTTTCTCTACAAAACAGGGTTGAGAATTTTTTGGGGTGAGATTTTTCACTCAAAGCTCGAAGTTGCCGACTACAACGTCTATGCTAGACTATACGACTAGCGAAGCATTGCACGGAGAATTTTTGATCGCTTCAAACTAATGATCCGAGCATCTTTAACGGCTCAAACTCAGGCTACAGCTACGAAAGACGACGATTTCGCTAACCATAATAAATCATATTTTTAAAACAAAGTATTGAATTAGGTAGGACAGGGGCCCCCTGTTATTAATATTTTGCAGTGCAATAAAATATAACCATAAAAAGTAACCACTGGCAACCTCTATTGTGAACAGCACATATTAGCCAATAATAAATGTGTTCAGTCATCATAGCCCATAATGTGTGAACAAAATGTAGGCCAGTAGGCTCGCATtcagcattcattagaatctctcacacacagtatactgtaggcctacacaaattCATGCATAAAATGGGTTTAATGATCTGTCCATTTACCAAATACATTATATTCAAATTCAACAAAGAGGTCATAAGCCCCCCAAAATGAAGTTAAAGACAGTACTGTCTATTACTTAGCCTATAGTCATCCTAACAGTGACAACTTATAATAAAcaaacataggcctatataacAATTCTTTCAGCAACAATTTGGCTCGAGCTACACGCGCGAACCAAGCTCCCATGAAAAAAAACGAGTGCGCAACACACACGCGTGACGCGCACTGCAGTAGGCCACCTACAGCCGGCATGCTACAATTGAACTATAATTCCATTAGACTATAATCATTTTATTTTCCGAACTGACATGCAGGGCCGgccctagcacatttggcgctcTAGACGAGCTTCACTCGTGGCGCCCCACACCCCCCaaaattataaaaaaataaacacaacaaCGATCGCAACGATGAACAAACATTAAATAAAGAACAAAATCCCTGAGAAAATTTCACGTCTGTGCTGAACTAcgctccggccacgcccccctgTTCAACGGTGCACACACGGTGCACGATCAGATTCACTCCCTCATCGCCTGCAAATTGAATGTGACCAATATCTCCAATATTGGTTGGAGAT containing:
- the LOC134017543 gene encoding uncharacterized protein LOC134017543 codes for the protein MEIPSFRRARNGDQVLRATPEAQSIPKPLPGARVLTAEEVEAEARAHVVSQGGDPGTARLVLSQHRLQFGKYWGRSFKWLLENDVGYTLPLLNSHLRERERTSSQSALSPTRRRPGVGGQAGVCHGHVIGRGQHQQRPHLLCRPAPVPAQEKGAPGLGRLSVPEAADHSESPGAAGQHAQGHQACSSTRSGGSCRVPQRMLRATQSPCWTTPLFSWTASLQP